One part of the Excalfactoria chinensis isolate bCotChi1 chromosome 8, bCotChi1.hap2, whole genome shotgun sequence genome encodes these proteins:
- the STX6 gene encoding syntaxin-6 isoform X1 produces the protein MSMEDPFFVVKGEVQKAVNTAQGLFQRWTELLQDPSIATREEIDWTTNELRNNLRSIEWDLEDLDETISIVEANPRKFNLDATELGVRKSFITSTRQVVREMKDQMSNSSMQALAERKNRQALLGESSSQNWSSGPDKYSRLDRELQLANSHFIEEQQAQQQLIVEQQDEQLELVSGSIGVLKNMSQRIGGELEEQAVMLDDFSHELDSTHSRLDNVMKKLAKVSHMTSDRRQWCAIIVLFVILLVVLVLFFVL, from the exons ATGTCGATGGAGGACCCGTTCTTCGTGGTGAAGGG GGAAGTGCAGAAAGCTGTGAACACTGCCCAGGGGCTCTTCCAGAGGTGGACAGAGCTCTTGCAGGATCCCTCCATTGCCACAAGAGAAGAAATCGACTGGACCACTAATGAGCTCAGGAACAATCTGCGGAGCATCGAGTGGGACCTGGAAGACTTGGATGAAACAATTA GCATTGTTGAGGCAAACCCTCGGAAGTTCAACCTGGATGCCACGGAGCTGGGTGTCAGAAAATCCTTCATCACAAGCACACGGCAGGTGGTCAGG GAAATGAAGGATCAGATGTCAAATTCCTCCATGCAAGCACtggctgaaagaaaaaacaggcaG GCGCTCCTGGGTGAAAGCAGCAGTCAGAACTGGAGCTCTGGACCTGACAAATACAGCCGTTTGGACCGGGAGCTGCAATTAGCAAATTCACACTTCATTGAGGAGCAGCAAGCTCAACAACAG TTGATTGTGGAGCAGCAAGATGAGCAGTTGGAGCTGGTCTCTGGCAGCATTGGGGTGCTGAAGAACATGTCCCAACGCATCGGCggggagctggaggagcaggcAGT GATGCTGGATGACTTCTCCCACGAGCTGGACAGCACTCACTCACGGCTTGATAACGTCATGAAGAAGCTGGCTAAAGTGTCTCACATGACGAGCG accGGCGGCAGTGGTGTGCAATCATCGTCCTCTTTGTCATCTTGCTGGTGGTGCTGGTCCTGTTTTTTGtcctgtga
- the STX6 gene encoding syntaxin-6 isoform X2 — MKDQMSNSSMQALAERKNRQALLGESSSQNWSSGPDKYSRLDRELQLANSHFIEEQQAQQQLIVEQQDEQLELVSGSIGVLKNMSQRIGGELEEQAVMLDDFSHELDSTHSRLDNVMKKLAKVSHMTSDRRQWCAIIVLFVILLVVLVLFFVL, encoded by the exons ATGAAGGATCAGATGTCAAATTCCTCCATGCAAGCACtggctgaaagaaaaaacaggcaG GCGCTCCTGGGTGAAAGCAGCAGTCAGAACTGGAGCTCTGGACCTGACAAATACAGCCGTTTGGACCGGGAGCTGCAATTAGCAAATTCACACTTCATTGAGGAGCAGCAAGCTCAACAACAG TTGATTGTGGAGCAGCAAGATGAGCAGTTGGAGCTGGTCTCTGGCAGCATTGGGGTGCTGAAGAACATGTCCCAACGCATCGGCggggagctggaggagcaggcAGT GATGCTGGATGACTTCTCCCACGAGCTGGACAGCACTCACTCACGGCTTGATAACGTCATGAAGAAGCTGGCTAAAGTGTCTCACATGACGAGCG accGGCGGCAGTGGTGTGCAATCATCGTCCTCTTTGTCATCTTGCTGGTGGTGCTGGTCCTGTTTTTTGtcctgtga
- the IER5 gene encoding immediate early response gene 5 protein, giving the protein MEFKLEAHRIVSISLGKIYSARGQRGGLKLHKNLLVSLVLRSARQVYLSEPGCPPEPPPAACGPPAEPRPPCAPCPPAAWAPAEPEEPRLGQPLPDADCGSSRPTQRCSWGGCRCGAGGEGPREARRCSVPPLCPRKRSAAEMDQQGSPLKKPRREAEESPPPPQGEQEDMETGNVASLISIFGSSFSGLLGKEPQGRRRPSRDGSEETGAEPGQICCDQRVLRTLNPWSTAIVAF; this is encoded by the coding sequence ATGGAGTTCAAGCTGGAAGCGCACCGCATCGTCAGCATCTCGCTGGGCAAGATTTACAGCGCGCGGGGCCAGCGCGGCGGCCTGAAGCTCCACAAGAACCTGCTGGTGTCGCTGGTGCTGCGCAGCGCCCGCCAGGTCTACCTGAGCGAACCGGGCTGCCCTCCCGAGCCACCCCCCGCCGCCTGCGGGCCGCCCGCGGAGCCCCGACCTCCTTGTGCTCCTTGTCCCCCCGCCGCCTGGGCGCCCGCGGAGCCGGAGGAGCCGAGGCTCGGCCAGCCACTGCCCGACGCGGACTGCGGGAGCTCCCGGCCGACCCAGCGCTGCTCGTGGGGCGGCTGCCGCTGCGGGGCGGGCGGTGAGGGGCCCCGCGAGGCGCGGCGCTGCTCCGTGCCCCCGCTCTGCCCCCGGAAGCGGAGCGCGGCGGAGATGGACCAGCAGGGCTCGCCGCTGAAGAAGCCGCGCAGAGAAGCGGAGGAGTCGCCGCCGCCCCCGCAGGGCGAGCAGGAGGACATGGAGACGGGCAACGTGGCCAGCCTCATCAGCATCTTCGGCTCCAGCTTCTCGGGACTGCTCGGCAAGGAGCCCCAGGGCCGCCGGCGGCCGAGCCGCGACGGCAGCGAAGAGACGGGCGCGGAGCCGGGGCAGATCTGTTGCGACCAGCGTGTGCTGCGGACCCTCAACCCCTGGAGCACGGCCATCGTGGCCTTCTAA